DNA from Thermococcus argininiproducens:
ATCCCCGATGTTATTAGCCTTGATGACTCCATGCCAGACATTTTCTTAAATGAGCGGAACTCCAGCATGCCGAGAAGCATTATTGCGACTCCAAGAACTGCCATAGTTATCCCACCCGCCAAAGCAACTGTTTTGTTAATCGGCATCAGCCAGAGTTCCTTTAACGACGCCCAAAGAACCAAGAAAAAGTGGATTGTATCACCCGCCCATATAGCAACTGCAACATTTGTAGCCAGAGTATTTCCTTTCTCATAAGCCTTCTTTATCCCAAACCATGAATACAGGGACAGAAAAATAAATAAAATAACACCAAGCACATAGAGCATCTCCATCACCTCAAAATCCTCATCGCGTTGAAGACTGCTATCAGCGCAACGCCGACATCTGCAAAGACTGCCTCCCACATGGTTGCTTCTCCAAGGATTCCAAGACTTATAAATGCCAGCTTTACCCCAAGGGCGAAGATTATATTCTGCCACACTATCCTCTGTGTCTTCCTTGCAACTTTTATCCCCCTTGGCAACTTTGAAGGCTTGTCATCCATTATAACTATATCAGCTGTCTCTATAGCGGCATCGCTTCCTAAGGCCCCCATTGCAACACCCACATCAGCTCTTGCAAGCACTGGGGCATCGTTTATCCCATCCCCTACAAAAATGATCTTCTCATTAGGTGCCTTCTTTTTCTCAAGCTCTTCAATGACCTTGACTTTATCTTCAGGCAAAAGCTCGGCGTAGAAGTCATCCAGACCAATTTGTCTTGCTATTTCAGCAGCAACATCTTTGTTATCACCTGTGACCATCACAACTTTCTTAACGCCAAGACGTTTGAGCTCTTTCACGGCCTTTGGAGCGTCCTCCTTTATTTCATCTGAAATTACTATGTAACCAGCATACTTGCCATTAATCACAACATGGGCCACAGTACCTTTGACTCTGCATGTGTCATGTTCTATCCCAAACTTGTGCAAAAGCCTGTCATTTCCAACCATCACTTCAACGCTGTCTATCTTTGTCCTGACACCATGTCCTGCTATTTCTTCATACTCCTTTATTTGAGCTTCGTTGATTTCTTTTCCATACGCATCTTTTATCGCCTTTGCAATTGGATGATTCGAGTGAGCCTCAGCTAAAGCAGCGGAATTTAGAATATCTGCTTCACTAAAGCCGTTTCTCGTCTCTATTTTTGTAACTTTAAAGACGCCCTTTGTTAACGTCCCGGTTTTGTCAAAGGCGACAATCGTTGCCCTACCTAGAGCATCAAGGAAGTTTGACCCCTTAACTAGTATTCCTTCTCTAGCTGACTTCCCAATTCCACCAAAGTAGCCGAGGGGTATTGAAAGTACAAGGGCACAAGGACATGATATCACCAAGAGGACTAAAGCTCTGTAAAGCCATTTGGAGAAGGGTTCCCCAAAAGCTAATGGGGGAATTACAGCAACGAGTGTAGCTAACCCCACAACTGCTGGAGTGTAATAATGAGCAAAACGCGTGATAAACTTCTCCGTTTTAGCCTTTCTTGCACTTGCATTCTCAACAAGCTCCAAAATCCTTGAAATAGTTGACTCCCTAAGCTCTTTTGTAACTTTGACTGTCAAAAGACCGCTCAAGTTCACCATTCCCGAGAGAATCTCATCCCCTTCCTTTACTGTCCTTGGCACGCTTTCGCCAGTTAATGCTGAAGTGTCAACATTTGAACTTCCTTCTAAAACAATCCCATCAACAGGAACCCTCTCACCAGGCTTGATAACAATTATATCTCCAACTTTAAGTTCTTCCGGCTTGACTTTAATTAGTTTATCACTAATTTTCAAGTTAGCATACTCAGCTTTCAAAGATAGCAATGCTTTAATTGAGCGCCTTGATCTGTTAACAGCTATATCTTGGAAGAACTCGCCAACGATGTAGAACAGCATAACCCCCACAGCTTCAGGGTATTCACGGATGGCAAACGCTCCCAGTGTGGCTATAGCTATGAGGAAGTTCTCGTCAAAGACGTTTCCATGCACCGAGTTGACAAAAGCGTTTCTCAGCACCTTCCAGCCCACTAAGAGATAGCTTGTAACAAATATTCCAAGCACAAAGGCATTGTCGTAGTTGTAATAGTATCTCAAGAGCATCCCCACTGTGAAGAGCACGAGCGAAGGTATTATGAGATAGAGCATCTTTCTTGGGTCTTCGTCGTGATCGTGGTGATGTCTGTCGTCATGGTTATGGTGATGCTCTTCCTTCTCAATTATCCTAACACTCGGTTCGACCTTTTTCACTATCTCTTTGGCCTTCTCCACGTCGCCCTCAATAACCAGCTCACTCGTTGTGAAGTTCACCAGCGCAAACTCAAAGCCTTCCTTTTTCAGCGCTTCCTCAATTTCGTAGGCACAGTTTGCACAGCCAAGGCCCTCGAGCTTAAGTTTTTTTGGCATTTTCACTCCTCCATGTGCTTCAACGCAACATTCAGAATTTCTCTAACATGTTCATCGTTTAATTTGTAGAAAACATTCTTTCCATCCTTTCTGTAGGTC
Protein-coding regions in this window:
- a CDS encoding methyltransferase family protein, which gives rise to MLYVLGVILFIFLSLYSWFGIKKAYEKGNTLATNVAVAIWAGDTIHFFLVLWASLKELWLMPINKTVALAGGITMAVLGVAIMLLGMLEFRSFKKMSGMESSRLITSGIYRYSRNPQYVGWFLALLGISIAGRSLLALLLTIALIIGIHLYNVKLEEPYLERVFGEEYLKYKKSTPRYFGFPRKVR
- a CDS encoding heavy metal translocating P-type ATPase, with product MPKKLKLEGLGCANCAYEIEEALKKEGFEFALVNFTTSELVIEGDVEKAKEIVKKVEPSVRIIEKEEHHHNHDDRHHHDHDEDPRKMLYLIIPSLVLFTVGMLLRYYYNYDNAFVLGIFVTSYLLVGWKVLRNAFVNSVHGNVFDENFLIAIATLGAFAIREYPEAVGVMLFYIVGEFFQDIAVNRSRRSIKALLSLKAEYANLKISDKLIKVKPEELKVGDIIVIKPGERVPVDGIVLEGSSNVDTSALTGESVPRTVKEGDEILSGMVNLSGLLTVKVTKELRESTISRILELVENASARKAKTEKFITRFAHYYTPAVVGLATLVAVIPPLAFGEPFSKWLYRALVLLVISCPCALVLSIPLGYFGGIGKSAREGILVKGSNFLDALGRATIVAFDKTGTLTKGVFKVTKIETRNGFSEADILNSAALAEAHSNHPIAKAIKDAYGKEINEAQIKEYEEIAGHGVRTKIDSVEVMVGNDRLLHKFGIEHDTCRVKGTVAHVVINGKYAGYIVISDEIKEDAPKAVKELKRLGVKKVVMVTGDNKDVAAEIARQIGLDDFYAELLPEDKVKVIEELEKKKAPNEKIIFVGDGINDAPVLARADVGVAMGALGSDAAIETADIVIMDDKPSKLPRGIKVARKTQRIVWQNIIFALGVKLAFISLGILGEATMWEAVFADVGVALIAVFNAMRILR